One window of Bacteroidales bacterium genomic DNA carries:
- a CDS encoding O-acetyl-ADP-ribose deacetylase, whose translation MESRIKVVLEDITKLEVDAIVNAANQSLLGGGGVDGAIHRAAGPKLLEECRGLNGCETGNAKITKGYYLPAKFVIHTVGPIWRGGNKNEHQLLAACYSKSLEIASKNDCNSVAFPNISTGIYGYPKEEAAIIAVESVKNFLENNSIPVTVYFCCFDHENYLIYKRLID comes from the coding sequence ATGGAAAGCAGAATAAAAGTAGTACTTGAAGACATCACCAAACTGGAGGTTGATGCCATAGTGAATGCCGCCAATCAGTCCCTCCTGGGAGGTGGTGGTGTGGACGGCGCCATTCACCGGGCCGCTGGTCCGAAACTCCTTGAGGAGTGTCGTGGATTGAACGGCTGCGAAACAGGCAATGCAAAAATTACCAAAGGATATTATTTGCCGGCAAAATTTGTGATCCACACTGTCGGGCCAATATGGCGTGGGGGGAATAAAAATGAACATCAGTTGTTGGCAGCATGCTATTCTAAAAGCCTTGAAATTGCCAGTAAAAATGACTGTAACTCAGTTGCATTTCCCAACATCAGTACCGGAATTTACGGATATCCAAAAGAAGAGGCTGCAATCATCGCCGTTGAATCTGTAAAAAATTTCCTTGAAAATAACAGCATCCCTGTTACTGTTTATTTTTGCTGCTTTGATCATGAAAACTATTTGATTTATAAACGATTGATAGATTAA
- a CDS encoding insulinase family protein yields MKKANLPLSGIFTAAMLFLLVILPFTKNGFSQTEKPALKTEIYKLDNGLTIYLNEDPSLPNIFGAVVVKGGSKRDPSEATGIAHYFEHIMFKGTDQIGTLDFATEKVYLDSIAALYDELADASEEADKLNMQREINRLSIKAAEYAIPNEIEKILGEMGCAYLNAGTGNDGIAYFNVLPANQVEKWLEIYSHRFINPVYRLFQSELETVYEEYNMYSDNRFATAFEEFTAAFYPDHPYGVPILGYPNHLKYPSMKKMHEYFETYYVANNMALVLSGNFDTDAIKPLISNYFGRWKSGKIPEKPSAWKIEPFEGRQFVEQKLTPVKFGIRAYRSVPQNSKESVVLNIVNALMSNESQTGLLDELVMNNKLMMAQMISDRRTDAGGEYILFVPKVVGQSLKKAEDLIGNKLNDLKAGNFDESLLEAIKTEIIVNYQRNFEDQFNRGYMMITTFMTESEWEDMIDYPNKVKQITKADVLAAANNWFGENYLAFHSKTGLPKKPQQLKPPFENIPAKNTGEKSAYAKMIEEMEVPLSVPQFIEFGSPQQKTKDVTVTDITSLTHLFHVENKVNDLFDISIDYGIGTYEMPILNQVAEYMYLVGPEGLSFGEFKKELQSLGGSLSFYASKNDFTVEISGPKENTKQILDLAAKLLDKPDIDQEKIKNLYESAKTSDKINKKDPETLGYALYSFAVFGDNSQFLKDLTAKEIKSLQASQLTDALKTAMTFETAIHYSGTHAAEDVASILADHLNFKQIKQKSKSPVRNVYRDFSEPMVFFLDDKNAIQSKDYFFIKGDKVTESDKPLLNAYYEYLDGGMSSVMFQEIREFRSLAYATGASVYEPFYPDEETTLTSFVGTQADKTQEAIQVMHQIITNPPDQSDRIDMLRRALVQSINSKKPPFRQISYPVAQWTKQGYNSDPRKEWVKKYDSMSFEDIVNFHKNQFYQQPVITTIIGNKKRIGIEWMNDFGKVTEVRMQDIFR; encoded by the coding sequence ATGAAAAAAGCTAACCTCCCCCTGTCAGGCATTTTTACAGCAGCAATGCTGTTTTTACTCGTGATTTTGCCCTTTACCAAAAACGGATTTTCACAAACCGAAAAACCTGCCTTAAAAACTGAGATTTACAAACTCGACAACGGGCTGACCATTTATCTGAACGAAGACCCTTCGCTCCCAAATATTTTCGGAGCGGTGGTGGTAAAAGGGGGCAGCAAGCGCGATCCCTCCGAAGCCACAGGCATAGCGCACTATTTCGAGCACATCATGTTTAAAGGTACCGACCAGATTGGGACACTCGACTTTGCCACCGAAAAAGTATATCTCGATAGTATTGCTGCATTGTACGATGAACTGGCTGATGCCAGCGAAGAAGCTGACAAACTCAACATGCAGCGGGAAATCAACCGCCTTTCGATCAAAGCGGCTGAATATGCCATCCCCAATGAAATTGAGAAAATCCTCGGCGAAATGGGCTGTGCTTATCTGAATGCCGGCACAGGAAATGATGGCATCGCCTACTTCAATGTGCTGCCTGCCAACCAGGTCGAAAAATGGCTCGAAATCTATTCACATCGCTTTATCAATCCGGTTTACCGGCTTTTTCAGTCTGAGCTCGAAACCGTTTACGAAGAGTACAACATGTACAGCGACAACCGCTTTGCCACTGCTTTCGAGGAATTTACCGCTGCTTTTTACCCCGATCATCCTTACGGGGTGCCGATCCTTGGTTATCCCAATCACCTGAAATACCCATCCATGAAAAAAATGCACGAGTATTTCGAGACGTATTATGTGGCAAACAACATGGCATTGGTGCTTTCGGGAAATTTTGACACCGATGCCATCAAACCATTAATCTCCAACTATTTTGGCAGATGGAAATCTGGAAAAATCCCTGAAAAACCATCTGCATGGAAAATTGAACCGTTTGAGGGAAGACAGTTTGTGGAGCAAAAACTTACACCCGTGAAGTTCGGCATCAGGGCCTATCGCTCAGTACCTCAAAACAGTAAAGAGAGCGTGGTGCTTAATATTGTAAATGCCTTGATGTCCAATGAATCACAAACCGGTTTACTTGACGAGCTGGTGATGAATAATAAGTTGATGATGGCACAGATGATCAGTGATCGCCGCACAGATGCCGGCGGCGAGTACATATTATTCGTACCAAAAGTAGTCGGGCAATCATTGAAAAAGGCGGAGGATCTTATCGGGAACAAGTTGAACGATTTGAAAGCAGGTAATTTTGATGAATCCCTCCTTGAAGCCATTAAAACAGAAATCATTGTTAATTATCAGCGAAATTTTGAAGACCAGTTCAATCGCGGTTATATGATGATTACAACTTTCATGACAGAAAGTGAATGGGAGGATATGATTGACTACCCTAATAAAGTCAAACAAATCACAAAAGCTGATGTCCTGGCAGCTGCTAACAACTGGTTTGGAGAAAATTACCTTGCTTTTCATTCTAAAACGGGCCTGCCAAAGAAGCCTCAGCAACTCAAACCTCCATTTGAAAACATTCCGGCAAAGAATACCGGAGAGAAATCGGCATATGCTAAAATGATTGAAGAGATGGAAGTGCCTCTGTCAGTTCCACAATTTATCGAATTCGGGAGCCCGCAGCAAAAAACGAAAGATGTAACTGTGACCGACATTACATCATTGACCCATCTTTTCCATGTCGAAAACAAGGTAAATGACCTTTTCGACATTAGCATCGATTATGGAATAGGTACGTATGAAATGCCGATCCTGAATCAGGTTGCCGAATATATGTACCTGGTGGGGCCTGAAGGTTTAAGTTTCGGGGAATTCAAAAAAGAGCTTCAGTCATTAGGGGGCTCCCTGTCTTTCTATGCTTCAAAAAACGATTTCACGGTGGAAATCAGCGGCCCGAAAGAAAACACCAAACAAATACTCGATCTGGCGGCCAAACTTTTGGATAAGCCTGACATTGACCAGGAAAAAATCAAAAATCTTTACGAATCGGCAAAAACATCAGATAAGATCAACAAAAAGGACCCGGAAACACTCGGTTATGCGCTCTATTCCTTTGCAGTATTCGGGGATAACTCACAATTCCTGAAAGACCTTACAGCCAAGGAGATTAAAAGTCTCCAGGCCTCGCAACTTACGGATGCATTAAAAACCGCCATGACCTTTGAAACTGCAATTCACTATTCCGGAACCCATGCTGCTGAGGATGTAGCCTCCATTCTTGCTGATCATTTAAACTTTAAACAAATTAAGCAAAAGAGCAAATCACCGGTCAGAAATGTTTACCGTGACTTTAGCGAGCCCATGGTGTTTTTCCTCGACGACAAAAACGCCATCCAGAGCAAGGATTATTTCTTTATCAAAGGCGATAAGGTAACTGAAAGTGACAAACCTTTGCTGAACGCTTATTACGAATACCTCGATGGTGGTATGTCGAGTGTGATGTTCCAGGAAATCCGTGAATTTCGTTCATTGGCCTATGCCACCGGCGCCAGTGTTTATGAGCCTTTTTATCCTGATGAGGAAACCACACTGACCAGTTTTGTGGGGACTCAGGCCGATAAGACACAGGAAGCTATCCAGGTGATGCACCAAATCATCACCAATCCACCTGATCAATCCGACCGTATTGACATGCTACGCCGTGCGCTTGTGCAATCCATCAACAGTAAAAAGCCCCCGTTCAGACAAATATCTTATCCGGTGGCTCAATGGACTAAACAGGGATACAATTCTGATCCGCGCAAAGAGTGGGTAAAAAAGTATGATTCAATGTCGTTTGAGGATATTGTCAATTTCCATAAAAATCAGTTCTATCAACAACCGGTCATTACCACTATCATCGGCAATAAAAAGCGTATCGGCATTGAATGGATGAACGACTTTGGTAAAGTGACTGAAGTAAGGATGCAGGATATTTTCCGGTAA
- a CDS encoding FKBP-type peptidyl-prolyl cis-trans isomerase yields MNKINRSAKLAWLFLAGILIFTACKKDDDTAAKQAAKDEQIIADYLAANSIEAQRHESGLYYLITDAGTGEQPTINSTVEVFYKGYLTNGTIFDQTTNGSVTFPLKNLIEGWQIGIPMLKEGGSGTFFLPSALGYGSSATGSIPANSVLIFEIDLVTVL; encoded by the coding sequence ATGAATAAGATTAACCGTTCTGCAAAATTAGCTTGGCTTTTCCTGGCAGGTATCCTGATTTTTACAGCCTGCAAAAAAGATGATGACACTGCTGCTAAACAGGCTGCAAAAGATGAACAGATCATTGCGGACTACCTTGCCGCAAACAGCATTGAAGCTCAGCGCCACGAATCCGGGTTGTATTATCTGATCACCGATGCAGGGACGGGAGAACAGCCAACCATTAACTCGACGGTGGAAGTGTTTTACAAAGGCTACCTTACAAATGGGACAATTTTCGATCAGACAACCAATGGGTCGGTTACTTTTCCATTGAAGAATTTGATCGAAGGGTGGCAAATCGGGATACCTATGTTGAAAGAAGGAGGATCGGGGACATTTTTTCTTCCGTCTGCGCTTGGTTATGGTTCCTCAGCCACGGGATCAATTCCTGCCAATTCAGTGCTGATCTTCGAAATTGACCTGGTGACGGTTTTGTAA
- a CDS encoding divalent metal cation transporter, which translates to MISLSRLNASWKVLGPGLVFAGAAVGVSHLVQSTRAGASYGFGLIWVLIIANMLKYPFMEFGPRYANVTGKSLIDGYKIIGNWALILYLIFTFGTMFAIQAAVTIVTAGIFASVFNLTLSPVLISAFILFVSMIILGFGRYSTLDKIIKVVIVTLALSTIIAVILALKLDFFDHETVSGHFNWSNHLDVLFLIAFVGWMPAPIDVSVWHSLWSVAKEDQMGRRPTLHQTLTDFNIGYIGAALLGVGFLLLGALVMFGTGEELSSNGAMFSRQLISMYTASIGSWAYPLIAVAALTTMFSTVITCLDAYPRVLRKSTELLFRQKLPMEKYSQLLYWIWIMVVVTGTITLLGYLSGTMRFMVDLATTISFVTAPVLAVINFKVITHKHIPDFARPKPWLRVYAWLGIIFLSVFSVVFIVWQFIL; encoded by the coding sequence ATGATCAGTCTTTCAAGATTAAATGCCTCCTGGAAGGTACTTGGCCCTGGGTTAGTTTTTGCCGGTGCTGCCGTCGGTGTTTCTCACCTGGTGCAATCAACAAGGGCGGGCGCAAGCTATGGATTCGGGCTGATCTGGGTACTGATCATTGCTAATATGCTGAAATATCCTTTTATGGAGTTTGGCCCCCGCTATGCCAATGTTACCGGCAAATCGCTGATTGACGGTTACAAAATCATCGGTAACTGGGCTTTAATACTGTACCTGATATTTACCTTCGGAACCATGTTTGCCATACAGGCAGCAGTTACAATTGTCACTGCAGGGATTTTTGCCAGCGTTTTCAATCTGACGCTCTCACCTGTGCTCATTTCAGCTTTCATATTATTTGTTTCGATGATCATACTTGGGTTTGGCCGGTATTCTACTTTGGACAAGATCATTAAAGTGGTTATTGTCACTTTAGCTCTTTCAACCATTATTGCAGTGATTCTTGCCTTGAAGCTTGACTTTTTCGATCATGAAACGGTTTCCGGGCATTTTAACTGGAGTAATCATCTTGATGTCCTTTTCCTCATTGCTTTCGTCGGATGGATGCCTGCACCGATTGACGTTTCGGTTTGGCATTCATTATGGTCAGTAGCTAAAGAGGACCAGATGGGACGCAGGCCAACCCTGCATCAGACACTGACTGATTTTAATATTGGTTACATCGGAGCGGCTCTGTTGGGTGTGGGTTTTCTATTGCTTGGCGCATTGGTGATGTTCGGAACGGGAGAAGAGCTCTCCTCCAATGGCGCAATGTTTTCCCGCCAGTTGATCAGCATGTATACTGCCAGTATTGGATCGTGGGCCTATCCTTTGATTGCCGTTGCTGCCCTCACTACAATGTTTAGCACGGTGATCACTTGTCTGGATGCTTACCCAAGGGTGCTCAGAAAATCAACAGAGTTGTTGTTCAGGCAAAAGTTGCCGATGGAGAAATATAGCCAGTTGTTATACTGGATTTGGATCATGGTAGTGGTAACCGGTACGATAACGCTTCTGGGCTACCTCTCCGGTACCATGCGCTTTATGGTTGATCTGGCAACAACGATTTCGTTTGTTACTGCTCCAGTACTCGCTGTGATTAATTTTAAGGTCATCACGCACAAACATATACCGGATTTTGCCCGCCCAAAACCCTGGCTAAGGGTTTATGCCTGGCTGGGAATTATCTTTCTTTCGGTGTTCAGTGTTGTGTTTATCGTCTGGCAGTTTATTTTGTAA
- a CDS encoding carbohydrate binding family 9 domain-containing protein, which yields MKRLPALLFLFYLINFFSANTLFGQIEKKQVKAVKIEKPPLIDGILNDSVWMMANPATGFMQYEPVNGGEAGLTTQVYFLYDDIAIYIGAMMFDSNPDSILTELGFRDSYELNADYISFEINPFNDGINTVIFGLSASGIQYDLKVSDDDDDMSWNAVWKSDVAIVENGWSAEVMIPYSELRFPKESSENWGLNIWRNVRRTREIQSWNFVDKEIEGTTKQAGELTGLINIKPPLRLSFTPYVSGYLEKNAADPDWGYKLNYGMDLKYGITEAFTLDMTLIPDFGQVQSDDQVYNLSPFEIYYDERRPFFTEGTELFEKGNVFYSRRIGSMPEGYSSVNDSLNEGEYIKDNPASTNLINATKISGRTNKGLGIGVFNAISATTYATLSDSMGNTRRVETQPFSNYNMLVLDQNLKNNSYLSFYNTNVYKGKDHYTANVSGTQFLLFNSSSSYSVYGRFNLSQKYIPKDDNELGFMYNVKLSKTSGQFRFTFSQFVEDDKYDPNDLGYLQANNEISNSLELNYNFYNPFWKLLRLNNEVTTFYKMLYKPREYSGFGIEGNSWGTFRNYLTLGIDFEIKPVDQYDYYEARTPGQPFIIPPHWTAGIFLSPDYRKPFIVDFKSEYARVPQLDYTSLSFSFSPRWRVNDRLTFRFTSEWDNQNNDYGYVTDIVNDETPEIIFGRRDLENVENIFQTTYIFTNKIALDFRLRHYWLKANYEQYFQLDPEGNLITTDYTGNNDFNFNTFNIDMILRWEFAPGSEMALAWKNAILTYNDGEVVDRYFENLRNTLDSPADNSFSIKLLYYLDYLYFKKRTH from the coding sequence GTGAAACGACTACCCGCTTTACTTTTTTTATTTTACCTTATCAATTTTTTCAGTGCAAATACACTTTTTGGCCAAATTGAGAAAAAACAGGTAAAAGCTGTCAAAATAGAAAAACCCCCACTGATAGATGGTATTTTAAATGATTCTGTCTGGATGATGGCCAACCCTGCTACAGGGTTTATGCAGTACGAGCCGGTGAATGGTGGTGAAGCCGGCCTTACTACTCAGGTTTATTTCCTTTATGACGATATCGCCATCTACATAGGTGCAATGATGTTCGACAGCAATCCTGACAGTATCCTCACCGAACTTGGTTTCAGGGATTCCTATGAATTGAACGCTGACTACATTTCATTTGAGATCAATCCTTTTAACGACGGAATCAACACGGTGATATTTGGACTATCTGCTTCAGGGATTCAATATGATCTTAAAGTGTCGGATGACGATGACGATATGAGCTGGAATGCCGTATGGAAAAGTGATGTGGCGATTGTTGAAAATGGCTGGTCGGCAGAGGTTATGATTCCTTATTCCGAGTTACGATTCCCTAAAGAGTCATCAGAAAACTGGGGGCTCAATATCTGGCGAAATGTCCGTCGCACCCGCGAAATTCAATCATGGAATTTTGTTGACAAGGAAATTGAAGGAACCACTAAACAGGCTGGTGAACTTACCGGTCTGATCAACATTAAACCACCGCTCCGGCTTTCCTTCACACCCTATGTTTCGGGTTACCTGGAAAAAAACGCTGCTGATCCTGACTGGGGTTACAAACTGAATTATGGCATGGATCTGAAATATGGCATCACCGAAGCTTTCACCCTCGATATGACATTGATCCCCGACTTTGGCCAGGTGCAATCCGATGACCAGGTTTACAACCTCTCACCATTCGAGATTTATTATGACGAAAGACGCCCCTTTTTTACCGAGGGCACTGAGCTTTTTGAAAAGGGGAATGTATTTTATTCAAGAAGAATTGGCAGCATGCCCGAAGGCTATTCATCAGTGAATGATAGTTTGAATGAAGGAGAATACATCAAAGATAATCCGGCCAGTACAAACCTGATCAACGCCACGAAAATATCAGGCCGCACTAATAAAGGGCTGGGTATAGGAGTTTTCAATGCCATTTCGGCCACAACCTACGCAACCCTGAGCGACTCAATGGGAAATACACGCCGTGTGGAAACGCAACCATTTTCGAATTACAATATGTTAGTGCTGGATCAAAACCTGAAAAATAACTCCTACCTGAGTTTCTATAACACCAATGTTTACAAGGGAAAAGATCATTATACCGCCAATGTGAGTGGTACGCAGTTCCTGCTGTTCAATTCTTCTTCCTCTTATTCTGTTTATGGCCGTTTCAATTTGAGCCAGAAATACATACCGAAAGATGATAATGAACTGGGTTTCATGTACAATGTGAAATTAAGTAAAACAAGCGGACAATTCAGGTTTACTTTTTCACAATTTGTTGAGGATGATAAATATGATCCGAACGACTTGGGATACCTGCAGGCAAATAATGAAATCTCCAACAGCCTTGAACTGAACTATAACTTCTACAATCCATTCTGGAAATTGCTCAGGCTTAACAATGAAGTAACTACCTTTTACAAGATGCTTTACAAGCCCCGCGAATACAGCGGGTTTGGTATCGAGGGTAACTCATGGGGTACTTTCCGCAACTACCTTACTCTTGGTATTGATTTTGAAATTAAACCTGTGGATCAATATGATTACTACGAAGCAAGAACTCCGGGACAGCCATTTATCATTCCTCCTCACTGGACCGCTGGGATTTTCCTCTCTCCCGATTACCGCAAACCTTTTATTGTAGATTTTAAATCCGAATATGCACGGGTACCCCAATTAGATTATACTTCATTATCCTTTTCATTTTCCCCGCGATGGCGTGTGAATGACAGGCTTACTTTCAGGTTTACAAGTGAATGGGATAACCAGAATAATGATTATGGCTATGTGACCGATATTGTTAATGATGAAACCCCGGAAATCATTTTTGGCCGCAGGGATTTGGAAAATGTAGAAAATATCTTCCAGACCACCTACATTTTCACCAACAAGATAGCACTTGATTTCCGTTTAAGGCATTACTGGCTCAAAGCCAATTATGAACAGTACTTTCAGCTCGACCCCGAAGGAAATCTCATTACAACCGATTACACCGGCAATAACGATTTCAATTTCAATACCTTCAATATTGATATGATTTTGCGTTGGGAGTTTGCACCAGGAAGCGAAATGGCACTTGCCTGGAAAAATGCAATTCTCACATACAATGACGGAGAAGTGGTTGACAGGTATTTTGAAAACCTGCGCAATACGCTCGATTCACCGGCAGATAACAGTTTTTCGATCAAATTGCTTTATTATCTCGACTATCTTTATTTCAAAAAAAGAACGCATTGA
- a CDS encoding TonB-dependent receptor, protein MTKNVFFLLIILLLNVDNYAQRPGGGGGAGMTNLPAEGVIKGQIIDSYSNKPMEYANVVLFSHRDSSMVTGTVTTADGSFTLSQVPFGRFYMVANFIGFNKLTLEDIRITPNSKVVNLGQMILDPSSESLEAIDVVAEREHIEFQIDKRVVNVSQDIMAQGGTAVTALENTPSVQVDIEGNVSLRGSSSFTVLVDGRPSVLQGSDALQQIPASNIDRIEIITNPSARYDPDGVAGIINVILKHRKSEGVNGIVNLSVGTKDKFSTDFLLNYRTGKFNIFGGADYRDHNSGGDRESNQETYRNDTTRFITSVGDRGMNRGGYSFRAGTDYYLSDMTTLSFSGELGKFEFERSLTANQSDFTEPASYYDYLRTLSVSNRDRDYYRMTFTGQHKFDDKGEQIEILGYLSQRDGTSFNDQQEYQTDADWIITDPDPYRIRTNEMGDESEIRFKVDYVKPLSESAKFEIGYQGRLEKSTDDYEFTDWDQLSGEWIENPLYSNEMTYSNDIHSIYGMFANTYKKFGYQLGLRGEYNYREITNIKSDDPAIVDRFDFFPTIHTSYTFENKDQLQASYTRRIERPRGWSLDPFIMYIDAFSRRQGNPYLEPELTDSYEVAYQKRMWGSLFALEGYYRISTDKITRIQTLQDDETFLYTFDNINKDYSLGTELMINTTPVNWLELSLTGNLFHYRLQGSVSDTDVDKESINWNSRLNAIFKLPYDFRFQINSRYNGPSVSAQGETKGSLMTSLALRKEFLDRKLSASVSVQDVFKTARWESFSSGPGFSSSDLMTHEPQVVMLSLSYKINNYKRQRTGENGNGEMEMGGDEF, encoded by the coding sequence ATGACAAAAAATGTTTTTTTCCTGCTGATTATTTTGTTGCTAAATGTTGATAATTATGCTCAAAGACCAGGTGGCGGGGGAGGTGCGGGAATGACAAATTTGCCAGCTGAAGGAGTTATCAAGGGACAAATCATTGATTCTTATTCCAATAAACCCATGGAATATGCCAACGTGGTACTTTTCAGTCACCGTGACTCAAGCATGGTCACCGGAACTGTAACAACAGCAGATGGTTCTTTTACGCTCAGTCAGGTGCCCTTTGGTAGATTTTATATGGTAGCCAATTTTATCGGTTTCAATAAACTTACCCTCGAAGACATCCGGATTACCCCAAACAGTAAAGTTGTCAATCTGGGTCAGATGATACTTGATCCATCATCAGAGAGCCTTGAAGCCATCGATGTGGTTGCCGAGCGGGAACATATAGAATTCCAGATAGACAAAAGAGTAGTAAACGTGAGTCAGGATATTATGGCACAGGGAGGTACAGCCGTAACTGCACTCGAAAATACCCCATCAGTTCAGGTGGATATTGAAGGTAATGTAAGTTTGCGCGGCAGTTCCAGTTTTACCGTTCTGGTGGATGGCCGCCCAAGCGTGTTGCAGGGGAGCGATGCTTTGCAGCAAATTCCCGCAAGCAACATCGATCGGATCGAAATCATTACCAACCCGTCAGCAAGGTACGATCCGGACGGCGTCGCAGGAATTATCAACGTGATACTAAAACATCGTAAAAGTGAAGGAGTTAACGGGATTGTCAACCTTTCAGTGGGGACTAAAGACAAATTCAGTACAGATTTCCTGCTGAATTACCGTACCGGAAAGTTCAATATTTTTGGTGGTGCTGACTATCGGGATCATAATTCAGGTGGTGACCGTGAATCAAACCAGGAAACTTACCGTAACGATACCACCCGATTTATTACCTCTGTGGGCGACCGGGGTATGAACCGGGGTGGTTACAGTTTTAGGGCAGGAACAGACTATTATTTATCCGACATGACAACGCTGTCCTTTTCAGGCGAACTGGGTAAATTTGAATTTGAACGAAGCCTGACAGCTAACCAGAGCGATTTTACCGAACCTGCTTCCTATTACGATTACCTCAGAACTTTAAGTGTTTCCAACCGTGATCGTGACTATTACCGGATGACTTTCACCGGTCAGCATAAGTTTGATGATAAAGGAGAGCAAATCGAAATTTTAGGCTATCTCTCGCAGCGTGATGGAACCTCATTTAATGATCAGCAGGAGTATCAGACAGATGCTGACTGGATCATTACTGATCCCGACCCTTACCGCATCCGGACGAATGAAATGGGGGATGAGAGCGAAATTCGTTTTAAGGTGGATTATGTAAAACCACTCAGCGAATCGGCAAAATTTGAGATAGGTTACCAGGGCAGATTGGAAAAGAGCACCGACGATTACGAGTTTACCGATTGGGATCAATTATCCGGTGAATGGATTGAAAACCCGCTCTATTCCAACGAAATGACCTATTCAAATGATATCCATTCGATTTATGGAATGTTTGCAAACACCTATAAAAAATTCGGTTATCAGCTGGGTTTGAGGGGTGAATACAACTATCGCGAAATCACCAACATCAAATCGGATGACCCGGCCATAGTTGATCGTTTCGATTTTTTCCCTACCATTCACACGTCCTATACATTCGAAAACAAAGACCAGTTGCAAGCCAGCTACACCCGCCGCATCGAAAGACCAAGGGGTTGGTCGCTCGACCCCTTCATCATGTATATTGACGCATTCAGCCGCAGGCAGGGCAATCCTTATCTTGAGCCTGAACTTACCGATTCTTATGAAGTGGCTTACCAGAAACGCATGTGGGGATCATTATTCGCCCTCGAAGGATATTACCGGATTTCTACTGACAAAATTACCAGGATACAGACACTCCAGGATGATGAGACTTTCCTGTACACATTTGACAACATCAATAAAGATTATTCACTGGGTACAGAGTTGATGATTAACACAACACCTGTTAACTGGCTTGAACTCAGCCTGACTGGGAATCTTTTCCATTACAGGCTGCAGGGATCAGTCTCCGATACCGATGTGGATAAAGAAAGTATAAACTGGAACAGCAGGCTGAATGCCATCTTCAAATTGCCATACGACTTTCGTTTCCAAATCAATAGCCGCTACAACGGACCTTCAGTTTCAGCTCAGGGGGAAACAAAAGGCTCGTTAATGACAAGTCTTGCACTGCGTAAAGAATTCCTTGACCGCAAACTCTCTGCTTCGGTTTCTGTACAGGATGTCTTCAAAACAGCCAGGTGGGAAAGTTTCTCCTCAGGACCAGGTTTCAGCTCAAGCGATCTGATGACCCACGAACCGCAGGTTGTGATGCTGAGTCTGAGTTACAAAATCAACAATTACAAGCGTCAACGTACCGGTGAAAATGGCAACGGAGAAATGGAAATGGGCGGAGATGAATTTTAA